The following coding sequences lie in one Peribacillus frigoritolerans genomic window:
- a CDS encoding sensor histidine kinase, protein MSIKMRFLLSYVGVILISITLFLAAGFLLIFAITGDVKAIEHLYKKSYLQKPLTAVEESVFLDLKLLAKNNPEQLLNEEQLKKIEHGDIKIVVRKGKNIEYASQTLDKLGLLQSLPKFEETNINTRDTIKMKDAFFTYVKFDYYFSDKSEGSIFVLRKASSYAELTRELFPILFALLLLLFVMIIGLLNYLVSRSIIKPISILKVGAERIKSGDLNFEIKATSNDEIGQLNRAFEEMRKKLKESVNIQLQYEENRKELLSNISHDLKTPITSIMGYVEGIKDGVANTPQKMDKYLSTVYLKARDMDSLIDELFLFSKLDLKKEPFTFETVRLDKYLKDYVEELQLDLLQLGIQIELHQVNKPIYVTADREKLKRVLANLISNCVKYMNKDEKHISISLHEGLYDVVVQVADNGYGIESSALPYIFNRFYRAEESRNSRTGGSGLGLAIAKKIIGEHGGDIWATSEIGKGTSVFFSIKKGEEM, encoded by the coding sequence TTGTCAATTAAAATGAGGTTTCTGTTGTCCTACGTTGGCGTAATTCTTATTTCCATCACTTTGTTTTTAGCAGCTGGATTTTTACTTATTTTTGCGATAACAGGTGATGTAAAAGCGATAGAGCATTTATACAAAAAATCTTATCTCCAAAAACCTTTGACTGCAGTAGAGGAAAGTGTGTTCCTCGATTTAAAGCTTTTGGCCAAAAATAACCCTGAGCAGCTTCTAAACGAAGAACAGCTGAAGAAGATTGAACATGGAGATATAAAGATTGTCGTTAGAAAAGGTAAAAACATTGAGTATGCGTCTCAAACACTAGATAAGCTAGGCTTGTTACAATCACTTCCCAAGTTCGAAGAAACGAACATCAATACGCGGGACACAATCAAAATGAAAGACGCTTTTTTCACTTATGTGAAGTTTGATTATTATTTTTCGGATAAAAGTGAAGGAAGCATTTTTGTATTGAGAAAGGCAAGTTCATATGCCGAGCTGACTCGAGAGCTCTTTCCCATTTTATTCGCTCTATTGTTATTACTGTTTGTAATGATTATTGGACTATTAAATTATTTAGTTTCACGTAGCATCATCAAACCGATCTCAATTCTTAAAGTAGGCGCAGAGCGGATAAAATCAGGAGATTTAAACTTTGAAATCAAAGCGACTTCGAATGATGAAATCGGACAATTGAATAGAGCGTTTGAGGAAATGAGAAAAAAGTTAAAAGAGTCCGTAAACATTCAGCTTCAGTATGAGGAAAATCGCAAAGAGCTTCTCTCCAATATTTCCCATGATTTGAAGACACCGATCACTTCGATTATGGGATATGTTGAGGGGATTAAAGACGGAGTAGCAAACACCCCACAGAAAATGGACAAGTATTTATCGACTGTATACCTAAAAGCAAGAGATATGGATTCATTGATAGATGAATTATTTTTATTTTCCAAGTTGGATTTGAAAAAAGAACCATTTACTTTTGAAACGGTCAGATTAGATAAGTATTTAAAAGACTACGTAGAAGAACTTCAACTGGATTTACTTCAACTAGGAATCCAGATTGAACTTCATCAGGTGAATAAACCGATATACGTGACAGCGGATAGAGAGAAACTGAAACGCGTATTGGCCAACCTGATCAGCAATTGTGTAAAGTATATGAATAAAGATGAAAAACACATTTCCATTTCTCTGCATGAAGGACTATATGATGTTGTTGTACAAGTAGCGGATAATGGCTATGGAATAGAATCTTCTGCTTTGCCTTATATATTTAACCGCTTTTATCGTGCTGAGGAATCTAGAAATTCCCGGACAGGTGGAAGTGGTTTAGGACTTGCGATTGCAAAAAAAATTATCGGCGAGCATGGTGGAGATATTTGGGCTACTAGCGAGATAGGAAAAGGTACAAGTGTCTTTTTTTCCATAAAGAAAGGTGAGGAAATGTGA
- a CDS encoding AraC family transcriptional regulator: protein MLQEFNNLMDYIETHLTEEISGKDISNIVGLSDYHFKRMFSYMAGMSLNEYIKNRRLSVANVELINGAKVTDIAYKYGYQSIEGFSRAFRGWSGFLPSEVAKNKIQKSFPKFSFFIDIRGGISMEFKIEKKEKFNIVGVSKRVPIQFEGENNAILELAQSITEQQRKEMHQLADLYPHQVLNVSYDFDDGFLEEKGYLTHMIGFATTKENPFDDLEQISIEESLWAIFPNQGPFPATLQETTAKIYSEWLPSSDYEVADIPGISFTKHNGTSENVYSEIWMPVKKKVSDKLG, encoded by the coding sequence ATGTTACAAGAATTCAATAATTTAATGGATTACATCGAAACACATTTAACGGAAGAAATCTCTGGAAAAGATATATCAAATATTGTAGGGCTATCTGATTATCATTTTAAAAGAATGTTTTCGTATATGGCTGGAATGTCATTGAATGAGTATATCAAAAATAGGAGATTATCGGTTGCGAATGTTGAATTAATAAACGGAGCAAAAGTGACAGATATTGCTTATAAATATGGCTATCAATCTATAGAAGGATTTTCAAGAGCCTTTCGTGGATGGAGTGGTTTTTTACCTTCAGAAGTAGCTAAAAACAAAATTCAAAAATCATTTCCCAAATTTTCATTCTTTATAGATATAAGAGGAGGAATATCCATGGAATTCAAAATTGAAAAAAAAGAGAAGTTTAATATAGTAGGTGTATCGAAAAGAGTGCCAATTCAATTCGAAGGTGAAAATAATGCTATCTTAGAACTAGCCCAGTCAATTACCGAACAACAAAGAAAAGAAATGCATCAATTAGCTGATTTATATCCTCATCAAGTCTTGAATGTATCTTATGATTTTGATGATGGTTTCTTGGAAGAAAAAGGCTACTTAACTCATATGATTGGTTTTGCAACTACAAAAGAAAATCCATTCGATGATTTAGAGCAAATTTCTATTGAAGAAAGTTTATGGGCAATTTTCCCTAATCAAGGACCATTTCCTGCTACGCTTCAAGAAACTACCGCAAAAATTTATTCTGAATGGTTGCCTTCTTCAGATTATGAAGTAGCAGATATACCTGGAATTTCTTTTACAAAGCACAATGGTACATCGGAAAATGTATATAGCGAAATTTGGATGCCAGTAAAGAAAAAAGTTAGCGATAAACTCGGATGA
- a CDS encoding IS1595 family transposase, translating into MNERKANKGFRCIYCGMDEIVRFGKTAQDRQRYKCKCCDKTFTETADTPLYHCRKSEKWIDFLSCLIDGMSLRDSAKEISVHYVTLFYWRHKILTALAQINAKELNEIVEVDETYFLESQKGAIPTHRSSRKRGGSAKKRGLSTEQICVLIARVREKNTFYKVIGRGKPTKDSLELHLGNRLGTDFVLCSDALRGYKLLAKKHHIQQYVFKTGETCQRNLPYPKFNSYHSNDGSIASMVFLRNT; encoded by the coding sequence GTGAATGAACGGAAAGCTAATAAAGGATTTCGCTGCATTTACTGTGGAATGGATGAAATTGTTCGCTTTGGTAAAACTGCACAGGATCGTCAACGTTATAAATGCAAATGCTGTGATAAAACATTTACGGAAACTGCTGATACGCCTCTCTATCATTGTCGAAAATCTGAAAAATGGATTGACTTTTTATCATGCTTGATTGATGGTATGAGCTTGCGTGATAGTGCCAAAGAAATTAGCGTTCATTACGTCACTCTATTCTACTGGAGACATAAAATCCTAACAGCCCTTGCACAAATCAATGCAAAAGAACTAAATGAAATCGTAGAAGTTGACGAAACCTATTTTTTAGAATCACAAAAAGGGGCAATCCCAACACACCGATCTTCTCGAAAACGTGGTGGAAGTGCTAAAAAAAGAGGTCTTTCCACTGAACAAATCTGTGTGCTGATTGCTCGTGTTCGAGAGAAAAATACATTCTATAAAGTCATTGGACGTGGAAAACCTACAAAAGATAGCTTAGAACTCCATTTAGGTAATCGGCTAGGAACAGATTTTGTTCTTTGTTCCGATGCTCTTAGAGGTTATAAACTACTTGCAAAGAAGCATCATATTCAACAGTATGTGTTCAAAACTGGAGAAACGTGTCAAAGGAATCTACCATATCCAAAATTCAATAGCTATCACTCTAACGATGGCTCAATCGCTTCTATGGTATTTCTACGAAATACCTAG